A single genomic interval of Daucus carota subsp. sativus chromosome 1, DH1 v3.0, whole genome shotgun sequence harbors:
- the LOC108204385 gene encoding histone H3.3-like translates to MARSKQTARKSTGGLHVPRKQLVHKAARMSAPSTGPGRKPHRYRPGIVALREIRKYQKSTYLLIRKLPFQRLVRQIAQNFKPDLRFQSHAVLALQEASEAYLVCLFADTNLCAIHAKRVTIMPKDLHLARRIRGERA, encoded by the exons ATGGCTCGTAGCAAGCAAACTGCTCGTAAGTCTACAGGAGGATTACATGTTCCCCGAAAGCAACTTGTTCATAAG GCTGCTCGTATGTCAGCTCCAAGCACTGGTCCAGGAAGGAAGCCACACAGATACCGGCCTGGAATCGTTGCCCTTCG TGAAATCCGTAAGTATCAGAAGAGTACATATCTGTTGATCAGGAAACTTCCGTTCCAAAGGCTTGTACGTCAAATTGCTCAAAACTTCAAG CCGGATTTGCGTTTCCAGAGCCATGCTGTTCTAGCGCTACAGGAGGCGTCTGAAGCATACTTAGTTTGTCTGTTTGCGGACACTAATTTATGTGCAATCCATGCTAAGCGTGTGACTATCATGCCCAAGGACCTTCATTTGGCTAGAAGGATCAGGGGTGAACGTGCTTAA
- the LOC108221036 gene encoding histone H3.3-like isoform X2 produces MARSKQTARKSTGGLHVPRKQLVHKAARMSAPSTGPGRKPHRYRPGTGALREIRKYQKSTYLLTRKLPFQRLVRQIAQNFKPDLRFQSHAVLALQEASEAYLVCLFEDTNLCAIHAKRVTIMPKDLHLARRMGGERS; encoded by the exons ATGGCTCGCAGCAAGCAAACTGCTCGTAAGTCTACAGGAGGACTACATGTTCCCCGAAAGCAACTTGTTCATAAG GCTGCCCGTATGTCAGCTCCAAGCACTGGTCCAGGAAGGAAGCCACACAGATACCGGCCTGGAACTGGTGCCCTTCG TGAAATCCGCAAGTATCAGAAGAGTACATATCTGTTGACCAGGAAACTTCCGTTCCAAAGGCTTGTACGTCAAATTGCTCAAAACTTTAAG CCTGATTTGCGTTTCCAGAGCCATGCTGTTCTAGCGCTACAGGAGGCGTCTGAAGCATACTTAGTTTGTCTGTTTGAGGACACTAATTTATGTGCAATCCATGCTAAGCGTGTGACAATAATGCCCAAGGACCTTCATTTGGCTAGAAGAATGGGGGGTGAACGTTCTTAA
- the LOC108221044 gene encoding histone H3.3-like: protein MARSKQTARKSTGGLHVPQKQLVHKAARMSAPSTSQGRNPHRYRPGIVALREIRKYQKSTYLLTRKLPFQRLVRQIAQNFKPDLRFQSHAVLALQEASEAYLVCLFEDTNLCAIHAKRVTIMPKDLHLARRIGGERS, encoded by the exons ATGGCTCGCAGCAAGCAAACTGCTCGTAAGTCTACAGGAGGACTACATGTTCCCCAAAAGCAACTTGTTCATAAG GCTGCTCGTATGTCAGCTCCAAGCACTAGTCAAGGAAGGAACCCACACAGATACCGGCCTGGAATCGTTGCCCTTCG TGAAATCCGCAAGTATCAGAAGAGTACATATCTGTTGACCAGGAAACTTCCGTTCCAAAGGCTTGTACGTCAAATTGCTCAAAACTTTAAG CCTGATTTGCGTTTCCAGAGCCATGCTGTTCTAGCGCTACAGGAGGCGTCTGAAGCATACTTAGTTTGTCTGTTTGAGGACACTAATTTATGTGCAATCCATGCTAAGCGTGTGACAATAATGCCCAAGGACCTTCATTTGGCTAGAAGAATCGGGGGTGAACGTTCTTAA
- the LOC108221036 gene encoding histone H3.3-like isoform X1, producing the protein MAHSKQTARKSTGGLHVPRKQLVPKAARMSAPSTSRGRNPHRYRPGIVALREIRKYQKSTYLLTRKLPFQRLVRQIAQNFKPDLRFQSHAVLALQEASEAYLVCLFEDTNLCAIHAKRVTIMPKDLHLARRMGGERS; encoded by the exons ATGGCTCACAGCAAGCAAACTGCTCGTAAGTCTACGGGAGGACTACATGTTCCCCGAAAGCAACTTGTTCCTAAG GCTGCTCGTATGTCAGCTCCAAGCACTAGTCGAGGAAGGAACCCACACAGATACCGGCCTGGAATCGTTGCCCTTCG TGAAATCCGCAAGTATCAGAAGAGTACATATCTGTTGACCAGGAAACTTCCGTTCCAAAGGCTTGTACGTCAAATTGCTCAAAACTTTAAG CCTGATTTGCGTTTCCAGAGCCATGCTGTTCTAGCGCTACAGGAGGCGTCTGAAGCATACTTAGTTTGTCTGTTTGAGGACACTAATTTATGTGCAATCCATGCTAAGCGTGTGACAATAATGCCCAAGGACCTTCATTTGGCTAGAAGAATGGGGGGTGAACGTTCTTAA